In the genome of Streptomyces sp. Tu 3180, the window GGCACGGCAATGGCCGGTGTCGCAAGACAACCGACGACCGTGACGGCCACCAGTGCGGTGGCTGCGATGCGAGGCATGATTCTCCTCCGGAAGAACGGCAGTTGTGCGCAGTTTGCCCTTATGTGCACATCTGGATGCAATCCGTCACCCGAACAGGTGTGGTGAAACGACCCCTGTGTGCCGTCCGCTCCGGCCCGGAGGAGCGGAGCGACGACGGGTGCTCGGCCGGAACCGCTTCAACGGCCGTGTGCGGCGGCCGGCGCTCCGGGCCGCCGCGGGCGTGGAGATCGGACGGGGCGACGGCGTGCACGCGCTGCGGCGCCTCTGCGCCCCGGTGCTCCTGGACGCGGGGGAGAGCATCGGGGCTCTCAGCGAGTGCCCGGGCCACCATGGCCCCGGCTTCACGCTGCGGACGTACGCGCACCTGATGCCGTCCGGTGAGAACCGGACCCGGGCCGCCGTGGACCGCGTCCTCCAGGACGAGGACCCCACGGAAGGCGGCCCGGAGCCGGCCCGGGGCAGGGTGGGTTCTCCGGGCTGCGGTTGTCTCAGTAGCCGAAGTTCTGGGTCCACCACGGGCCGCCCGGCCCGAAGTGGACGCCCACGCCCAGTGTCCTGAAGTCGCAGTTCAGTATGTTCGCCTTGTGGCCGGGGCTGTCCATCCACGCCCGCATGACGGCCTCGGCGTCGGCCTGGCCGCGGGCTATGTTCTCGCCGCCGAGGCCGTTGACGCCGGCCGCCTGGGCCCGGTCCCACGGTGTGTCGCCATCGGGGTCCGTGTGGTCGAAGAAGCCCCGGCGGGCCATGTCCTCGCTGAACGCGGTGGCCAGATCCGTCAGCGCGCCGCTCGCGGTGACGGGGCTGCAGCCCGCCCTGGCCCGCTCCTCGTTGACCAGTGCGAGGACCCGGGCCCCGGCGACGGCCTCCGCCGACGAGGCCGCCGGAGCGTCCGGCTTCTTCTCCGGTTCCGGTTCGGCCTTGCGGGACGGCGTCTTCTCCGGCTTCCCGCTCGGGGGCGCCTCGGGCGCCTTCTTCTCCGGTGCCTTCTTCTCCGGCGCCTTCGTCGGCGCGGTCGAGGCCGGAGCCGACTCCGACGGCTCGGGGGAGGCCGGGCGCCCGGATTCGCGGCCCGCCGGGGTGCCGGCGTCACGGCCCGGGGTCTCGGCGCTGCCGGAGGTGCCGCCCTGCTCGCTGGGCAGGTTGGTCGCCAGGCCCCCGGCCTGGACCTCGTCACTGGAGGTGCTGTCGCCGCCGAGCCGGTAGTTCTCGAGGCCGGGCACCGCGCCGGTGGCCACCGCGACCGTGCCGAGGGCCACCGCGGCGGAGACCCCGAGCAGACCGGTGCGGACCGGTGCCGCGGCCTTCTTCTTCCGGCGCCGGTGCCCGCCCGCGCCCCGGGCACCCCCGTCGGGCGTGAAACCGTCGTCCGGGAAGCGGCCGTCCGGGAAGGAGCCGCGGGCGGGACCAGCCGTGAAATCGTCGCCCGGGAAGGGGCCGTCGGCGGGACCCCCCGTGAGACCGTCGCCCGGGAAGTCGTCACCGGCGAGGACGGCGGTGCCGAGGGTCCCGGCCCCGTCGTCCGTCCCGAAGAGGTACGCCTCGCCCCTCGCGTACGTCCCGGCGTACGCCTCGGGGTTCAGGTACGGCGCGATGCCCATCGTGGGCGGGCCGTCCGTACGAGCACCCAGTGGATCCCGGGCCCCGTCGCGAGAGCCGTCGTGGTGAACGACCCCCGTGGCGCGGCCCGTGGTGGCGCGGCCGGCGGCGGAGCGTCGGTGGCGTCCCATGTCCTGGCCTTCCTCGTCCTTGCGGTCGACTCGTCCTCGCGACCTACGCGAAACATGACCCACACGAAACTCACACCATCGAGTGAGTTTCATATGAGATTCATGGGTCGGGACGGTACCGCATGGTGCCCGGGGACGGAGTGCCTCCAGGGACATTGACCGGTTAGGTTGCCGTCATGAGCGACGAAGTGCGACTGGTCGCCTGGGTGCGAGGGCGCGTCCAGGGTGTGGGTTTCCGGTGGTTCACGCGGGCCAAGGCCCTGGAGATCGGCGGCCTGAGCGGTTTTGCTCTCAACCTGGGCGACGGCCGGGTCCAGGTGGTGGCCGAGGGCTCCCGCGAACGCTGCGAGGGGCTGCTCGACTGGCTCCAGAACGGCGACACGCCCGGGCGCGTGGACGGCGTCACCGAGATATGGGACACACCGCGCGGGGGCTACGAGGGCTTCGCCGTCCGCTGATCCGGCCGCCCGCCGACGGCCCCGCGGGCGGCGCCCGGCGCCCGCCCCGGGGCCCGGTCGAGGAAAACGTCCAGGTGATTGCCGACAACGGCTTGCCGTGGGAGGCTCCACCCGCGAAGATGATCGCCACGCCCCGAGGACCCGCAGGCCTCGCGGCACCGCCGTTCCACGGCCGTGCGCGCCCGGTTGTCCGCCGATACGGGGTGTGATCGTGTTGACCGTCAAACTTTTTGGTGAGACGCTGAAAGCCCCGCGCACCTTAGCTGTTTGGCATGGCTGAACGGCAGCACAACTCCAGGCCTGCCAAGCACCGCGGGTGCAAATCCCTCACGACCCGCACCGCATCGGTCGGTCACTCAGTGTGGAGGACCATCCATCATGGCAAAGGCGCTTCTCGGTTACGTCGGCGGCTCCGACCCTCGACTCCTCGCCGAGATGCGACGGCTCCAGCAGCGCGTCCAGGACCTGGAATCCGAGCTCGTACGGATCCAGGCGGAGAACGAAGCGCTGACGGCTGCCGCTTCTCACGACAGGATCATGGAGAGCGTTGACGCACACCAGGCGGAGCCTGCGCTCACCTGATCACTGCATCGCTGCACAACAGGACAGCAGTGGTCGGGCCGTCCGTCACAACCGCCAAGCAGTACAGAATTGCAAGGGACGCCACGGCGTCCCTTCTTTCTTGCCTCCTCGCCCCCGCCCCGCGCCCGCGTCCGGCCCCCCGGCACTCCTTGTCCCGCACATCCTTTCACCGTCTTCAACGTCTGGTGTGCCCTGCGCGTTCACCCGCGAAACCGCGCGTTCATGGAGTGAGACCTCCCCGGCGGGTAGAGTCCGGCTGTGTGCACCTCAAGGCCCTGACCCTCCGAGGCTTCAAGTCGTTCGCCTCGGCCACCACGCTCCGGTTCGAACCGGGCATCACCTGCGTCGTGGGCCCGAACGGGTCGGGCAAGTCCAACGTGGTGGACGCGCTCAGCTGGGTCATGGGCGAGCAGGGCGCCAAGTCGCTGCGCGGCGGCAAGATGGAGGACGTCATCTTCGCCGGCACCACCGGCCGCCCGCCGCTGGGCCGCGCCGAGGTGTCGCTGACCATCGACAACTCCGACGGGGCGCTGCCCATCGAGTACTCCGAGGTCACCATCACGCGGATCATGTTCCGCAACGGCGGCAGCGAGTACCAGATCAACGGCGACACCTGCCGCCTCCTCGACATCCAGGAGCTGCTCTCCGACTCCGGCATCGGCCGCGAGATGCACGTGATCGTCGGCCAGGGCCAGCTCGACTCCGTGCTGCACGCCGACCCCATGGGCCGCCGCGCCTTCATCGAGGAGGCCGCCGGCGTCCTCAAGCACCGCAAGCGCAAGGAGAAGGCGCTGCGCAAGCTGGACGCGATGCAGGCCAACCTCGCGCGCGTGCAGGACCTCACCGACGAGCTCAGGAGGCAGCTCAAGCCCCTCGGCCGCCAGGCGGCGGTCGCCCGCAGGGCCGCCGTCATCCAGGCCGACCTGCGCGACGCCCGGCTGCGCCTGCTTGCCGACGACCTCGTACGGCTGCGCGAGGCCCTCGAGGCGGAGATCGCCGACGAGGCCGCCCTGAAGGAGCGCAAGGAGGCGGCCGAGCGGGAGCTGGGAAAGGCCCTCCGGCGCGAGGCCCTGCTGGAGGAGGAGGTGCGCCGGCTCGTCCCGCGGCTGCAGGACGCCCAGCAGACCTGGTACGAGCTCTCCCAGCTCGCCGAGCGGGTGCGCGGCACGATCTCGCTGGCCGACGCGCGGGTGAAGAGCGCCACCTCCGCGCCCCCCGAGGAGCGGCGCGGCCGCGACCCCGAGGACATGGAGCGCGAGGCCGCCCGCATCCGCGAACAGGAGGCCGAGCTGGAGGCGGCCCTGGAGGCGGCCGAGCGCGCCCTGGAGGACACGGTCGCCCACCGCGCCGAACTGGAGCGCGAACTGGCCCAGGAGGAACGGCGCCTGAAGGACGCCGCCCGCGCCATCGCCGACCGGCGCGAAGGACTCGCCCGGCTCAAGGCCCAGGTGGGTGCCGCCCGTTCGCGTGCCGCCGCCGCCCAGTCCGAGGTCGAGCGCCTGGCCGCCGCCCGTGACGAGGCCCAGGAGCGGGCCGTCGCCGCCCAGGAGGAGTACGAGGCGCTCAGGGCCGAGGTCGACGGCCTCGACGCCGACGACGTGGAACTCGCCGAGCGGCACGAGACGGCCAGGAGCCGGCTGGCCGAGGCGGAGAGCGCCCTGGGCACCGCCCGCGAGGCGGCCACCGCGGCCGAGCGCGAGCGGGCCGCGACCCGGGCCCGTCACGAGGCCCTCGCCCTGGGCCTGCGCCGCAAGGACGGCACCGGGGCGCTGCTCGCGGCCGAGGACCGGCTCACCGGACTGCTGGGGCCGGCCGCCGAACTCCTCACCGTGGCGCCCGGCCACGAGACCGCCCTGGCCGCCGCCTTCGGCGCCGCCGCCGACGCCCTCGCGGTGACGTCCCCGTCGGACGCCGCCGACGCCCTGCGCCTGCTGCGCAAGCAGGACGCCGGCCGGGCCGCCCTGCTGCTCGCCGGTGCCCCCGACGAGGTACCGCGGCAGCCACGGGCCGACGGGCCGCCGTACGCCGCCGACCTGGTGCGCGGGCCCGCCGCCCTGCTGCCCGCCGTGCGGCGGCTGCTGCGCGGGATCGTCGTCGTGGGCACCCTGGAGGACGCCGAGGACCTCGTCCGCGCCCGGCCCGACCTGACCGCCGTCACCGCCGAGGGCGATCTGCTGGGAGCGCACTTCGCGCAGGGCGGGTCCGCCGGGGCGCCCAGCCTCCTGGAGGTGCAGGCGTCCGTGGACGAGGCCGCCGCCGAGCTGGAGGAGCTGGAGGTGCGGTGCGGGGAGCTGGCCGGGGCGCAGGCCGCGGCGGCCGAGCGGCGCAGGGAGTGCGCGGCCCTCGTCGAGGAGCTGGGGGAGCGGCGCCGGGCCGCCGACCGGGAGAAGTCCGCCGTCGCCCAGCGGCTCGGGCGGCTCGCCGGGCAGGCGCGCGGTGCCGCCGGGGAGGCCGAGCGGGCCGGCGCCGCCGCGACCCGTGCCCGGGAGGCACTCGACACGGCGCTCGCCGAGGTCGAGGAGCTCGCCGAGCGGCTCGCCGTCGCGGAGGAGAGCGACCCCTTCGGGGAGGGGGGGACGGAGGAGCCCGACACCTCCGTGCGCGACCGGCTCGCCGCCGACGGCGCCAACGCCCGCCAGACCGAGATGGAGGCCCGCCTCCAGGTCCGTACCCACGAGGAGCGGGTCAAGGGGCTCGCCGGGCGGGCCGACTCCCTGGACCGGGCCGCCCGCGCCGAGCGCGAGGCACGCGCGCGGGCCGAGCAGCGGCGGGCCCGGCTGCGGCACGAGGCGGCCGTCGCCGCGGCCGTCGCCTCCGGCGCCCGGCAGCTGCTGGCGCACGTCGAGGTCTCCCTCGCCCGCGCCGACGAGGAGCGCACCGCCGCCGAGGCCGCCAAGGCCCACCACGAGCGGGAACTCGCCCGCGCCCGGAGCGAGGGACGCGATCTCAAGGCGGAACTCGACAAGTTGACGGATTCGGTCCACCGGGGCGAGGTACTCGGCGCCGAGAAGCGGCTGCGGATCGAGCAGCTGGAGACCAAGGCGCTGGAGGAACTGGGTGTCGAACCGGCCGGGCTGGTGGCGGAGTACGGGCCGCACCAGCCGGTGCCGCCCTCGCCCCCCGCCGAGGGCGAGCAGCTGCCGGAGGACCCGGACCATCCGCGCAACAGGCCCCGCCCCTTCGTGCGGGCCGAGCAGGAGAAGCGCCTGAAGGCCGCCGAGCGCGCGTACCAGCAGCTCGGCAAGGTGAACCCGCTCGCCCTGGAGGAGTTCGCGGCGCTCGAGGAACGCCACCAGTTCCTCAGCGAGCAGCTGGAGGACCTGAAGAAGACCCGCGCGGACCTGCTCCAGGTCGTCAAGGAGGTCGACGAACGCGTCGAGCAGGTCTTCACCGAGGCCTACCGCGACACGGCCCGCGAGTTCGAGGGCGTCTTCTCCCGCCTGTTCCCGGGCGGTGAGGGGCGCCTGGTGCTGACCGACCCCGACAACATGCTCACCACGGGCGTGGACGTCGAGGCCCGCCCGCCGGGCAAGAAGGTCAAGCGGCTGTCGCTGCTCTCGGGCGGGGAGCGGTCGCTGACCGCCGTGGCCCTGCTCGTGTCGATCTTCAAGGCGCGGCCCAGCCCGTTCTACGTGATGGACGAGGTCGAGGCCGCCCTCGACGACACCAACCTCCAGCGGCTGATCCGGATCATGCAGGAGCTGCAGGAGGCCTCGCAGCTGATCGTGATCACCCATCAGAAGCGCACCATGGAGGTCGCCGACGCGCTCTACGGCGTCTCCATGCAGGGCGACGGCGTGTCCAAGGTCATCAGCCAGCGGCTGCGCTAGAGGGGCACAGACTCTTCAACTTCTGAACGCATTCCCTCCTCGCGGGTCTCCAAGCTCACAGCTGCATGCCTATTGACTTCAAAAATTGAAGACATATTCTCTGCCATGTTGCTTTTACCTTCAGGTACCTTCAAGTGGACCTCGAAGGGCTGACCCCCCATCCGGCGATGTTGCCGGTGGCCCGAGGAGTACACGTGACCAGCACAGCGCAGGCACAGAAGTCAGGAGCCGAGGCGGCTCATCCCGATCATCTCGGGCACGTCGTCTTCATCGCGGCGGCGGCCGCCATGGGTGGTTTCCTCTTCGGCTACGACAGTTCCGTGATCAACGGTGCCGTCGAGGCCATCCGTGACCGCTACGACATCGGCTCCGCGGCGCTGGCCCAGGTCATCGCCGTCGCCCTGATCGGCTGTGCCGTCGGCGCCGCGACCGCCGGCCGCATAGCCGACCGCATCGGGCGCATCCGATGCATGCAGATCGCCGCGGTCCTGTTCACCGTCAGCGCCGTCGGCTCCGCGCTGCCCTTCTCGCTGTGGGACCTCGCCTTCTGGCGGGTCGTCGGCGGCTTCGCCATCGGCATGGCCTCGGTGATCGGCCCGGCCTACATCGCCGAGGTCGCCCCGCCCGCCTACCGCGGCCGGCTCGGCTCCTTCCAGCAGGCCGCGATCGTCGTCGGCATCGCCGTGTCGCAGCTGGTCAACTGGGGCATCCTGAACGCCGCCGGCGGCGACCAGCGCGGTGAGCTGATGGGCCTGGAGGCCTGGCAGCTCATGCTCGGCGTCATG includes:
- the smc gene encoding chromosome segregation protein SMC, whose amino-acid sequence is MHLKALTLRGFKSFASATTLRFEPGITCVVGPNGSGKSNVVDALSWVMGEQGAKSLRGGKMEDVIFAGTTGRPPLGRAEVSLTIDNSDGALPIEYSEVTITRIMFRNGGSEYQINGDTCRLLDIQELLSDSGIGREMHVIVGQGQLDSVLHADPMGRRAFIEEAAGVLKHRKRKEKALRKLDAMQANLARVQDLTDELRRQLKPLGRQAAVARRAAVIQADLRDARLRLLADDLVRLREALEAEIADEAALKERKEAAERELGKALRREALLEEEVRRLVPRLQDAQQTWYELSQLAERVRGTISLADARVKSATSAPPEERRGRDPEDMEREAARIREQEAELEAALEAAERALEDTVAHRAELERELAQEERRLKDAARAIADRREGLARLKAQVGAARSRAAAAQSEVERLAAARDEAQERAVAAQEEYEALRAEVDGLDADDVELAERHETARSRLAEAESALGTAREAATAAERERAATRARHEALALGLRRKDGTGALLAAEDRLTGLLGPAAELLTVAPGHETALAAAFGAAADALAVTSPSDAADALRLLRKQDAGRAALLLAGAPDEVPRQPRADGPPYAADLVRGPAALLPAVRRLLRGIVVVGTLEDAEDLVRARPDLTAVTAEGDLLGAHFAQGGSAGAPSLLEVQASVDEAAAELEELEVRCGELAGAQAAAAERRRECAALVEELGERRRAADREKSAVAQRLGRLAGQARGAAGEAERAGAAATRAREALDTALAEVEELAERLAVAEESDPFGEGGTEEPDTSVRDRLAADGANARQTEMEARLQVRTHEERVKGLAGRADSLDRAARAEREARARAEQRRARLRHEAAVAAAVASGARQLLAHVEVSLARADEERTAAEAAKAHHERELARARSEGRDLKAELDKLTDSVHRGEVLGAEKRLRIEQLETKALEELGVEPAGLVAEYGPHQPVPPSPPAEGEQLPEDPDHPRNRPRPFVRAEQEKRLKAAERAYQQLGKVNPLALEEFAALEERHQFLSEQLEDLKKTRADLLQVVKEVDERVEQVFTEAYRDTAREFEGVFSRLFPGGEGRLVLTDPDNMLTTGVDVEARPPGKKVKRLSLLSGGERSLTAVALLVSIFKARPSPFYVMDEVEAALDDTNLQRLIRIMQELQEASQLIVITHQKRTMEVADALYGVSMQGDGVSKVISQRLR
- a CDS encoding acylphosphatase, with product MSDEVRLVAWVRGRVQGVGFRWFTRAKALEIGGLSGFALNLGDGRVQVVAEGSRERCEGLLDWLQNGDTPGRVDGVTEIWDTPRGGYEGFAVR
- a CDS encoding CAP domain-containing protein; amino-acid sequence: MGRHRRSAAGRATTGRATGVVHHDGSRDGARDPLGARTDGPPTMGIAPYLNPEAYAGTYARGEAYLFGTDDGAGTLGTAVLAGDDFPGDGLTGGPADGPFPGDDFTAGPARGSFPDGRFPDDGFTPDGGARGAGGHRRRKKKAAAPVRTGLLGVSAAVALGTVAVATGAVPGLENYRLGGDSTSSDEVQAGGLATNLPSEQGGTSGSAETPGRDAGTPAGRESGRPASPEPSESAPASTAPTKAPEKKAPEKKAPEAPPSGKPEKTPSRKAEPEPEKKPDAPAASSAEAVAGARVLALVNEERARAGCSPVTASGALTDLATAFSEDMARRGFFDHTDPDGDTPWDRAQAAGVNGLGGENIARGQADAEAVMRAWMDSPGHKANILNCDFRTLGVGVHFGPGGPWWTQNFGY